The genome window AAATCAACGTAAAGAACGCTTAAAACAGTTAATACAAGACTTAGAAATTGACACAGAAAAACTTGGTACTACTTTAGATGAACGTATTGGTTTAATACTGTCATCGCTATCAGGTGCAACAGAAAAGGAGTTTGATTCCCTCAGTGCTAGTGGATTTAAGCAGCTTCTAAAAACATTAGAAGAACATTTCCCAACAATGCAGGTAGTGCTTAAAGAAGCATTTGAGCTTGAAGCTAATCAAATAATAGATACTGAACAATTACGTGCCTTAAGTATTACACCTCACGATATTCTATATTTACTTTCAAATGATGAAGTAAGGGAAGTTAGAGATAGTATGGGGCTATCTAAACGAGGTAATGCGCGTTTTGCTATTTTAGAAAGCTTTGCTAACGCGACTGATAAACTAATTGAAAATTACGACGCACTAGCGCGCCGCGATATTAATACTCTTAGAGAAGCTGGTGCAGATGTAACAGAAGCTGATATTGGTGTTAAGTTTGAAGAAGTCACAAAAGCAATTTTTGAACTACTAGAGCTTAATATCGACGAGGACCTTCGTAAAGACTTAAATACCGCTAAAGATAAAGCAGATATCGTAATTTCACTCAGTGATAACGATATAATTATAGGTGAAGCAAAAACATGTAAAAATGGAGATTTTGCCAAATATTCAACAACATCGCGCCAAGTAAAAGCCTATGTAACTCGTGCAGAAAACCAGGGTAAGCGCGTTGCACAAGTGTTGATCATCGCCCCCAGCTTTTCAGATGATTTCATTGAGTCCGCCGAAATGGATACTGAAGTAAATATCTCATTGTTAGAAGCGCATGGTCTTAAGTTAATACTTGATGCTTACAAATCTAAACGTAATCCAAGTTTCGCTCCTAAGTTACTTACTAAAGGTGGTTTGTTAAAAGCAGAGTTAATAGCCAAGAATATTTAAGGCAGACACTAAAGGCATGTACTAACTTTAAAAATTAGTTAATTTAATAAAAGAAAGATCTACCTAATACAATGAGATTAAAATTAAAAGTAACATTCCTTTGCTCATTCCTTATATCTACTAGTGCTTTAGCTGGACTGGCTAAAGTTCAAGTAAATGGCTTTGTCCTTGAATACGAGCTAGCTGGTAAAGGTAAACATACTATTTTTCTTGAAGCGGGCGGCTCTGCTGGTTTAAGTGATTGGGACCCGGTTTTTGAATCACTTACCAAACACGGTAAAGTTATACGGTATTCTCGTATTGGTAATGGTGGTTCTACGCAAATAAAGAAAAACTATAGCTCAGAAGAATATGCAGCGGAGGTTGAGTTATTACTCAAAACACTGAAAATAGATGAGCCTGTTGTATATATTGCGCATTCTTATGGTGCTTATATTGCACGTGTATTTGCTGCAACATACCCTAATCAGATTAAAGCGTTGATGTTAATTGAGCCTGCATCAGAGCACGATGTAGATATTATGCGCGCGATTGATTTGCCACGCGCTGAAAAAGAAATTGCAGCAATAAAGCTCGACGATATGAAAAATGGAATGTCGAATCAGTATTTAGATTTTTGGGCAAAACGCCCGCTACCAGATTATCCACAAATTGCTGATATACCCGTGACAGTAATTGCCTCAGTTAAAAAGTATAAAAAGTCATCTGTATTATTTTTTACCGACAAAGCGCGGGAAATGTGGGGCGACTTACATTCAAAGTGGGCTAATGCATTTCCTCAAGGTGAAATAGTTATAACAGATAAAAGCTATCACTACCCGCAAAAAGATGAGCCAGAAATGGTTGTAGCCCAAGTAGTTAAGTTGCTTGAACGTACTAAATAAGGTGTTGGTTCGGTTGCTGATTGTATAAATACCAATTGCCGTAAATTAGTAATTTGGCATTAGACTAAAGTCTATAGGTTAGATTTATTCACTTATTAGGTTTGTTTTAATCGTTTGTCGGTTTTGTGTTAATTCTCTAAAGTTTAGTTGTCGGCAACAAGTACGACTAACTAATACCAATTTTATTAAAACATGATCATTTTAGCGAATTAAATAACTCACTAACGGCGTTAAAAATTACTTATATAGAACGACTATATTTCATAATTTTTGCCTTGTTATTAAGCTATTTTCTTGACGCTAAAAAAGCTCACTAATTTAAACAATTGGCATAACAGGACTACGACCATGAAAACACTTATCAAAACTATCGCTCTTAGCTCACTACTTACATGTTCAGCTGCTGCAATGGCTGAGCAAAGTGATTACAAATTAATGGTTATTGAAACTGCAACAGCGCCACAGCCACTTGAGCAATCATTTAATAGCTGCGCACTGAATGTTAAGTCAAAAAATTACGCTGAGGCTGAAGCAATTTGTACTAAAGCAATTGCGCTTTTAAAAGACGCAGATGGCCCTAAATTTAAAGTACGCCAACTTACATCGTTTGCATTAAGTAACCGTGGTGTTGCACGTTTAAAAGCGAATAACGACACTGCTGGCCTTGCTGATTTATACGAAGCAAACCAAATGTCTACAAGTACAATGGTATCGCACAACTTAACTCGCGCTAAAGAAGAGCTTTCTTTATAAACACTTTATAAACACTTTATAAACACTTTATAAAGTGCTTACCAAAAGCATGTTATAAAATAGCGAGAGTAAAAAAACCCATGTTAGGTTAATTCCTAACATGGGTTTTTTGTTTTATTTAACGCGTGAGTTAATAGTTTAAATACGTTAATAGAGTAGGGTGTGTATTTATAATTAATATTTTGGGTATGCTTGTTTAGGCTACGCGAATATAATGCGAGATAATCGTATAAAAAATAATAACCCTTCTGCTTTGCTTGTTTTGAGCAAGGTATCATTAAATAAATATTGAGATTTAAACCATGGCACCAGGAACCAGCCTAAGCGTACTTGAAATAAGTGCGATATTTTTATCAATTACCGCGTTACTCACCTATGTAAACCATCGCTTTATTGGCTTGCCAACAACCATTGGCGTTATGGTTATTTCGATGCTTTTATCTATCGGCGCTATATTTTTGGGCTTTTTAGGGTTTGATGATCTTATAGATTACGAAGTGAGCTTGCTCGATCAGTTAGATTTTACTGAAGTTTTGCTTGATGGCATGCTCTCTATGCTGCTTTTTGCTGGGGCGCTGCATGTAAATGTTAGCGATTTAAGGCGCTATAAATTGCCAATAGGTATTTTGGCCTGTGTTGGTACGTTGTTATCTACGGTTATTATTGCAGGCGCGCTTTATTTAGTACTTCCTTTGCTTGGTTTTGATTTAGCGTTTATTTGGTGTTTACTGTTTGGCGCATTAATTTCGCCAACCGATCCGATTGCGGTAATGGGTATTTTACAATCTGCGGGTGCGCCTAAAAGTATTGAAACCGTGATTGCGGGTGAATCGTTGTTTAACGATGGTATAGGCGTGGTTATTTTTGTGCTTTTATTGGGTGTTTTATCAAGTGGTGATATTCCTACAACCTATTATGTAGCGCACACGCTGGCGGTTGAAGCCGGTGGCGGTATTGTTTTTGGTTTGGTATTAGGTGGTATTTTATATTACTTACTTAAAAGTATTGATAGTTACCAAGAAGAAGTACTACTTACTTTAGCGGGCGTTATTGGTGGTTATGCACTTGCAAGCCATTGGCATTTGTCGGGCCCTCTTGCAATGGTAATGATGGGGTTAATGGTGGGCAATCATGGTCGTAGTATGGCTATGAGCGACAAAACACGCCATTACGTTGATTTATTTTGGGAGCTGATTGACGAAATTTTAAATGCCATTTTATTTGTACTCATAGGGCTTGAAGTCGTCATGATTGCATTTTCGAGTAATTTATTTATTGCTGGTGGCTTAACTATTTTTATAGCGTTAATGGCACGTTTAATTGTTGTGGGTATAACAACCACTACATTTAATAAGCAATTAGAGTTGCCATCTGGCGCGTGGAAAGTTTTAACCTGGGGTGGCTTGCGTGGTGGTATTTCGGTTGCACTGGTATTGCAACTACCTGATGGGAACGAGCGCGATATTTTATTGGCTCTCACTTATGCGGTTGTGGTGTTTTCTATTTTAATTCAGGGTTTGAGTATTGGTAAAGTAGCCAAAGCTATCCGTTAAATATAATTTTTTAAAAAGCGTGTGAAATAGCTGTATTTCACACGCTTTTTATTTTTCTTATAAAACAAAAGGGCAATTAAAACGTAAAGCTGAGCTGCACACCGCTGTAAATATGTTCTTGTGCTTCCCAGTAGTCGCCATCTATTTGGCGTGCTCGGGTAAATACTTCTATTTTAAATGGCTTAAAGTGATAACCCGCACCTATACCTGCGTAGCCGTCTATGTCGTTGTTCGATTTTTCTATTTGGTAGGTGTTATCGCCTCTATCGTTTTTAAAGGCGAGTTCGAACAGATCTAAGCCAAGCTCGGCGTATATAAAAAAGTCATTAAAATAACCAAGCTTCATGCCATTGTCCCACGTTATAAATTCTTCTTGCTCGCCTTGTTTATTATCGATTACTGCCGCGCCAATTGCGCTTGTAAAAACAACACCAAAGTTACTGTAATTTTGTTTGACCATCATTTCTACACCCGCAGATGTAATGCTGCTATCGCCATTAAATTCTGATTTTATAAACATACCGGTGTTAGGCATGTCATTACCGAGCAAAAGCCTTGCGTTAACATTTTGGCTAAATGATAAAAGCGTGCTTAATAAAACAAAAAGAGGAAGTATGTGTTTCAAAAAAGTTAACCCATTAATGATGAAAAGTTACCAGGTCTGTAATTATAAATACATGACTTAGTATTGCATGTAATTAAATGTATAAATTTGTTTGATTGTTATTCAGCTATGCCAAAGCAAGGTGTTTAAAATAAAACCAACTAAAAAAAAGCATAAATAATTATATACATTTTAAAACGTAAAGTAGCGATTTTAGGCACGATTTTTGGTTCGTAAGTTATTTAAATATATAGAAAAAATTCAAGCGTATTAGACTAAGGTCTATAAGTTAATTTTCTTCACTTATTAGGTTTGTTTTAATCGTTTGTCGGAGTTGTGTTAATTCTCTAAAGTTCAGTTGTCGGCAACAAGTACGACTTAACTTACAGGAAATTAATCATGAAATTTACACTTATCAAAACTATCGCTCTTAGCTCACTATTAACATGTTCAGCTGCTGCAATGGCTGATCAAAGTGATTACAAATTAATGGTTATTGAAACTGCAACAGCGCCACAGCCACTTGAGCAATCATTTAATAGCTGCGCACTGAATGTTAAGTCAAAAAACTACGCTGAGGCTGAAGCAATTTGTACTAAAGCAATCGCACTTTTAAAAGACGCAGATGGCCCTAAATTTAAAGTACGCCAACTTACGTCATTCGCATTAAGCAACCGTGGTGTTGCACGTTTAAAAGCGCATAACGACACTGCTGCACTTGCTGATTTATACGAAGCATCAAAATTGTCTAACAGCTCAATGGTATCGCACAACTTAACTCGCGCTAAAGAAGAATTATCTCTATAAGGTCTTTTATAAAGTGCTTACTAAAGCATAATATAAAATAGCGAGAGTAAAAAAGCCGATGTTGGATTAAACCCCAACATCGGCTTTTTCGTGTTTATAGCATTGATAAAATGCATTACATACATCATCACAATATAAAAGTAACACTCCTCATATAACGCCCAGCATCCCTTGTGTTTTAAATCTGTGCACTTATAGCCTCGCTTAGAATTAATTGATGATTAATTCTCATGGTGACCTATCAAAAAAGTAGTTTGTTTGTTGCTGAAATGTTAAGCAGAATTTGAGAGCTAATTTTAATAAATAATAAATGTGGTTAATAATTATTAGTCATATTTAATATACCGAAAAACATCTGTTTTTATTAGCATTATTGCTTTTACGCGGTTGGTTTTAACGTGTGATTAGGCTTACTTTTTAATGGAATTATTGTTTTTTTTGTAATTGTATTATTGCCTGTTTACGTGAATACAAAGCTAAAAGTAATAAAAAACGAGTAATGCTACACATAATAAAACATCAACACGGCACACAAGGACACACAATGAGAGCTTTTAAACTATCGGCTTTAGCCGTTGCTATGGGGGTTGTTACCTGTAGTGCTAATGCAAGCGATGATCTAGACACAGTTAAACAGCAATTAAGCGAATTACAGCAACAGGTTGAAAATTTACAGCTTAAGCTTGCAAACGCCAATAAAAAT of Pseudoalteromonas arctica A 37-1-2 contains these proteins:
- a CDS encoding alpha/beta fold hydrolase, with the protein product MRLKLKVTFLCSFLISTSALAGLAKVQVNGFVLEYELAGKGKHTIFLEAGGSAGLSDWDPVFESLTKHGKVIRYSRIGNGGSTQIKKNYSSEEYAAEVELLLKTLKIDEPVVYIAHSYGAYIARVFAATYPNQIKALMLIEPASEHDVDIMRAIDLPRAEKEIAAIKLDDMKNGMSNQYLDFWAKRPLPDYPQIADIPVTVIASVKKYKKSSVLFFTDKAREMWGDLHSKWANAFPQGEIVITDKSYHYPQKDEPEMVVAQVVKLLERTK
- a CDS encoding cation:proton antiporter; protein product: MAPGTSLSVLEISAIFLSITALLTYVNHRFIGLPTTIGVMVISMLLSIGAIFLGFLGFDDLIDYEVSLLDQLDFTEVLLDGMLSMLLFAGALHVNVSDLRRYKLPIGILACVGTLLSTVIIAGALYLVLPLLGFDLAFIWCLLFGALISPTDPIAVMGILQSAGAPKSIETVIAGESLFNDGIGVVIFVLLLGVLSSGDIPTTYYVAHTLAVEAGGGIVFGLVLGGILYYLLKSIDSYQEEVLLTLAGVIGGYALASHWHLSGPLAMVMMGLMVGNHGRSMAMSDKTRHYVDLFWELIDEILNAILFVLIGLEVVMIAFSSNLFIAGGLTIFIALMARLIVVGITTTTFNKQLELPSGAWKVLTWGGLRGGISVALVLQLPDGNERDILLALTYAVVVFSILIQGLSIGKVAKAIR